The following proteins are encoded in a genomic region of Drosophila miranda strain MSH22 chromosome 4, D.miranda_PacBio2.1, whole genome shotgun sequence:
- the LOC108163068 gene encoding transmembrane protein 94 isoform X3 → MQRKQPIDPACSTAFESAEHPHPHHGLSTKIALRRLYEEIEKVLLEHEQQYGAESSYRKLRAAFVKRYDSPLGWLSIGTSLLTSGALLITGMLWPAICLLAILSLDFFVVIRENNLRRTEIFRKTRYALAELQLAEQHFSDDWQPSNYPHLSNPMSPCVSLQWTYRDGILVNVPWALLVRGDCIVLRPGHISPGPCHVLETNKFFDANEIYGAAPMGDPPVKPMARPPLPNLVCCLERTPYLENLSICLKTSLKRPPTIYNQQRYLLVTKYIQQWGFISALIITLISGLLRLHGYGLPTDEKHNWRFVLVESPAAAIIPLLPLIFPLMWISMNLWGIARLQCFLKTPQAAIEKSPTKSFEEDLDTPSYDYENISMLRSNVLRIWMQLWKGDSELLPRSANLVQVLGSISALCCVDKKGILSWPNPTAEKVFFLHNTDEDTKDDGARSQASTQSESDDIPIVDEDHKERGIVAEVLDLTHDQHCPFRLEFDDHEWKAHIKSLKPLGLAILLNTCSPLTHEHYAQFCGHVTAVAMLDKDLVPVTNRYAYALIESSKSFLHGRCLCELAKQIGFTDNATDRFALEGQLASYRHLQPDVVRRDIRFARQLQLSSKVKVPFPHSLSVVMRENPGGYLSLFTQGTADIILDCCDDFWDGQDLHPLSPQDRKRALDFYQRSALTSYCTAFAYRPLRHGIHGALSGPQQSGGECLYLELPPESKLRMQHVDKLHCDFQGGHHVKLSHSISTDSLLFSENKDEDCNDVEGCFEMQCHQVFIGMVTMQYQAQNDIVRLVERLERACIRFVHFSKENELRSRVFSEKMGLESGWNCHISLLSEPEPESEKEKEKTTATAAVTSRGISPKNAGDHVDAAAGPDISYLLGPPNNLESSKTLSSSAPGAISNPDECHPLNGALRSEDTNGGDGVDAGSGENSESLQHMELAGDGELETETDPNRLKQRHSLDSAMDENCRSLSTLTESTDQSAPINFDMSNRAKLPRGIENIRPHLEQVDNVPLQVSLFTDCSAEATRQMLDIMQSYGEIVVCLGSSASNANADIFLQADCSIAVEPLYPQVCQDVDAYTEANIQHNKWLWQRQADKGKASASDDEQLLECGLHGAGARAMQSPAHTVSPLYLSRLLNSLPCSIAICRDDPLSLVAIIELSRRFSLGLWNCIQYWACCAGTISIMNVLCACLSLPPILTPLLAIYLMSVPVPLIAISLAHIDVDPKIMNRATSKKQTDYDSRAFAFVMWCYGCKFLVPIISLLVTYWMCISQSSLSPLFSAEEQIQVGSEFDDENFYQFLHLARSCALLAILLHFACISITFVHRDHAIWQRNPFTNRIWAITCLGLVMFHFGILAIQLALDDFLQKQLPNLWVTILILYGSSLLSWIVSELAKFQENKVNARYQRRARLDFGTKLGMNSPF, encoded by the exons ATGCAACGGAAGCAGCCGATCGACCCGGCATGCAGCACCGCCTTCGAGTCGGCGGAACATCCGCACCCGCACCATGGTCTCAGCACAAAGATAGCGCTTCGGCGACTGTACGAGGAGATTGAAAAGGTGCTGTTAGAGCATGAGCAGCAATACGGCGCGGAAAG CTCCTATCGGAAGTTGCGTGCTGCATTCGTGAAGCGCTATGACAGTCCTCTGGGCTGGCTGTCGATTGGGACCAGTTTGCTGACAAGCGGAGCGCTGCTTATCACTGGTATGTTGTGGCCCGCGATCTGTTTGCTGGCTATCTTATCGCTGGACTTCTTCGTGGTCATCAGAGAGAATAATTTGCGGCGCACGGAGATATTCCGAAAGACGCGCTACGCTCTGGCGGAGCTGCAATTGGCGGAGCAGCATTTCAGCGACGACTGGCAGCCATCCAACTATCCTCATCTGAGTAATCCCATGTCGCCCTGCGTATCCTTGCAATGGACCTATCGTGATGGCATACTTGTCAACGTCCCTTGGGCTCTATTGGTGCGCGGAGACTGCATTGTGTTGCGACCTGGGCACATATCACCCGGCCCTTGTCATGTGCTAGAAACAAACAAGTTCTTTGATGCCAATGAAATCTACGGTGCGGCGCCCATGGGAGATCCTCCTGTTAAGCCAATGGCGCGTCCCCCCTTGCCCAATCTCGTTTGCTGCTTGGAGAGAACTCCGTACCTAGAAAATTTAAGCATTTGCCTAAAGACCTCCCTAAAGCGACCGCCAACAATCTACAATCAGCAGCGCTATCTG CTGGTGACCAAGTACATTCAACAGTGGGGCTTCATCAGTGCCCTGATCATCACTCTCATATCGGGCTTGCTGCGCCTGCATGGCTATGGGCTGCCCACCGACGAGAAGCACAATTGGCGCTTTGTGCTCGTCGAGtcgcctgctgctgccatAATTCCCCTGCTGCCTTTAATCTTCCCGCTAATGTGGATATCGATGAATCTTTGGGGCATTGCCCGGCTACAGTGCTTCCTAAAGACCCCGCAAGCTGCCATTGAAAAGAGTCCAACAAAGTCGTTTGAAGAGGACCTTGACACTCCCTCCTATGACTATGAAAACATATCGATGCTGCGCTCCAATGTGCTCCGCATCTGGATGCAATTGTGGAAAGGGGACAGCGAGCTGCTGCCCCGTTCGGCTAATTTGGTACAAGTACTGGGATCCATTTCGGCCCTCTGCTGTGTGGACAAAAAGGGTATACTATCGTGGCCCAATCCCACTGCCGAGAAGGTCTTCTTTCTACACAACACCGACGAAGACACCAAAGATGACGGGGCGCGCAGCCAGGCTTCCACTCAAAGCGAAAGCGATGACATACCCATTGTAGATGAGGATCACAAGGAGCGGGGCATTGTGGCCGAGGTGTTGGACCTCACGCACGACCAGCACTGTCCCTTTCGACTGGAGTTCGACGATCATGAGTGGAAGGCTCACATCAAATCCCTGAAACCGTTAG GTCTGGCCATACTGCTAAACACCTGCTCGCCGCTGACCCATGAGCACTATGCCCAGTTCTGCGGACATGTCACCGCTGTGGCGATGCTCGACAAAGATTTGGTGCCCGTGACAAACCGGTATGCGTATGCACTCATTGAATCCAGTAAAAGCTTTTTGCATGG ACGCTGCCTGTGCGAGCTGGCCAAGCAGATTGGTTTCACCGATAATGCCACCGATCGCTTTGCACTGGAGGGACAGCTGGCCAGCTATCGGCATTTG CAACCAGATGTGGTGCGTCGGGATATACGCTTTGCGCGACAGCTGCAGCTTTCGTCCAAGGTGAAAGTTCCATTTCCGCATTCCCTGTCCGTGGTGATGCGTGAGAATCCGGGGGGCTATCTGTCCCTCTTTACGCAGGGCACGGCGGATATTATTCTGGACTGTTGTGACGATTTCTGGGATGGCCAAGACTTGCACCCGTTGTCGCCGCAAGATCGCAAGCGAGCCCTGGACTTTTACCAGCGCAGCGCGCTGACATCCTACTGCACAGCCTTCGCCTATCGACCGCTACGGCATGGAATCCACGGAGCCTTGAGCGGCCCGCAGCAAAGCGGCGGCGAGTGTTTGTACCTTGAGCTGCCGCCGGAGTCAAAATTGCGCATGCAACACGTAGACAAGTTGCACTGCGACTTCCAGGGCGGGCATCATGTGAAGCTAAGCCACAGCATCAGCACGGACTCGCTGCTGTTCTCGGAAAACAAAGACGAGGATTGCAACGATGTGGAGGGCTGCTTCGAAATGCAGTGCCACCAGGTGTTCATCGGCATGGTGACCATGCAGTACCAGGCCCAGAACGACATAGTGCGTCTGGTAGAGCGCCTGGAGCGGGCATGCATCCGCTTCGTCCACTTCAGCAAGGAGAACGAGCTCCGCTCTCGCGTCTTCTCCGAAAAGATGGGCCTCGAATCCGGCTGGAATTGCCATATTTCGCTGCTCAGCGAACCGGAGCCGGAGAGTGAGAAGGAAAAGGAGAAGACTACTGCCACTGCAGCAGTCACCTCCCGAGGCATTTCGCCCAAAAACGCTG GTGACCATGTGGACGCCGCTGCTGGTCCGGATATCAGCTATCTGCTCGGGCCGCCCAACAACTTGGAGTCCTCGAAAACGCTCAGCTCCTCAGCACCCGGGGCCATTTCCAATCCGGATGAGTGCCACCCATTGAATGGGGCTCTGAGGTCTGAAGACACTAATGGAGGGGATGGAGTTGATGCCGGAAGTGGGGAGAACTCGGAGAGCTTGCAGCACATGGAGCTGGCAGGCGACGGGGAACTGGAGACGGAGACAGATCCCAATCGGCTCAAGCAGCGACACTCGCTGGACTCTGCCATGGACGAGAACTGCCGTTCCTTGAGCACCCTCACCGAGAGCACCGATCAGAGCGCACCCATCAACTTTGACATGTCGAATCGAGCCAAGCTGCCGCGCGGCATTGAGAACATCCGGCCCCATCTGGAGCAGGTGGACAATGTGCCGCTGCAGGTGTCGCTCTTTACGGACTGCTCTGCGGAGGCGACGCGCCAAATGCTCGACATCATGCAGTCCTACGGCGAAATCGTGGTCTGCTTGGGCAGCTCGGCTAGCAACGCAAATGCCGATATCTTCCTGCAGGCGGACTGCAGCATTGCTGTGGAGCCTCTATATCCGCAGGTCTGTCAAGACGTCGACGCCTACACGGAGGCAAATATCCAGCACAACAAGTGGCTCTGGCAGCGCCAGGCAGACAAGGGCAAGGCGTCGGCGTCCGACGATGAGCAGCTGCTGGAGTGCGGTCTCCACGGCGCCGGGGCACGTGCCATGCAGTCACCGGCTCACACCGTCTCCCCTCTGTATCTAAGCCGACTACTCAACTCCCTTCCCTGCTCCATAGCCATCTGTCGCGACGACCCACTTTCGTTGGTGGCCATAATTGAGCTATCACGCCGCTTCTCACTGGGCCTGTGGAACTGCATACAGTACTGGGCCTGCTGTGCGGGCACCATATCCATTATGAATGTGCTGTGCGCGTGCCTCTCGCTGCCGCCGATTCTCACGCCCCTGCTGGCCATCTATCTAATGTCTGTGCCCGTGCCGTTGATTGCCATCTCGCTGGCCCATATCGATGTGGATCCCAAGATTATGAATCGGGCGACGAGCAAGAAGCAGACCGACTATGATTCTCGTGCTTTTGCATTTGTAATGTGGTGCTATGGCTGCAAATTCCTCGTTCCCATTATATCTCTG CTCGTTACCTACTGGATGTGCATATCGCAGTCTAGCCTCAGTCCCCTCTTCAGTGCAGAGGAGCAGATTCAGGTTGGGAGCGAGTTCGATGATGAGAATTTCTATCAATTTCTCCACTTGGCCCGCAGCTGTGCCTTGCTGGCCATACTCCTACACTTTG CCTGCATATCCATTACATTTGTGCATCGGGATCATGCGATCTGGCAGCGAAATCCGTTTACCAATCGCATTTGGGCCATCACCTGTCTGGGGCTGGTCATGTTCCATTTTGGTATCCTAGCTATACAACTGGCACTGGATGACTTCCTACAGAAACAACTGCCAAACCTCTGGGTGACCATTCTGATCCTATATGGGAGTAGCCTGCTCAGCTGGATTGTCAGCGAGCTAGCCAAGTTCCAGGAGAACAA GGTCAATGCGCGCTATCAGCGCCGTGCGCGACTCGATTTCGGCACAAAATTGGGCATGAATTCGCCCTTCTAG
- the LOC108163068 gene encoding transmembrane protein 94 isoform X2 — translation MQRKQPIDPACSTAFESAEHPHPHHGLSTKIALRRLYEEIEKVLLEHEQQYGAESSYRKLRAAFVKRYDSPLGWLSIGTSLLTSGALLITGMLWPAICLLAILSLDFFVVIRENNLRRTEIFRKTRYALAELQLAEQHFSDDWQPSNYPHLSNPMSPCVSLQWTYRDGILVNVPWALLVRGDCIVLRPGHISPGPCHVLETNKFFDANEIYGAAPMGDPPVKPMARPPLPNLVCCLERTPYLENLSICLKTSLKRPPTIYNQQRYLLVTKYIQQWGFISALIITLISGLLRLHGYGLPTDEKHNWRFVLVESPAAAIIPLLPLIFPLMWISMNLWGIARLQCFLKTPQAAIEKSPTKSFEEDLDTPSYDYENISMLRSNVLRIWMQLWKGDSELLPRSANLVQVLGSISALCCVDKKGILSWPNPTAEKVFFLHNTDEDTKDDGARSQASTQSESDDIPIVDEDHKERGIVAEVLDLTHDQHCPFRLEFDDHEWKAHIKSLKPLGLAILLNTCSPLTHEHYAQFCGHVTAVAMLDKDLVPVTNRRCLCELAKQIGFTDNATDRFALEGQLASYRHLQPDVVRRDIRFARQLQLSSKVKVPFPHSLSVVMRENPGGYLSLFTQGTADIILDCCDDFWDGQDLHPLSPQDRKRALDFYQRSALTSYCTAFAYRPLRHGIHGALSGPQQSGGECLYLELPPESKLRMQHVDKLHCDFQGGHHVKLSHSISTDSLLFSENKDEDCNDVEGCFEMQCHQVFIGMVTMQYQAQNDIVRLVERLERACIRFVHFSKENELRSRVFSEKMGLESGWNCHISLLSEPEPESEKEKEKTTATAAVTSRGISPKNAGKNQATSEPATTDTTADCVGDAHAHNTHPQSAKVMYISPPAPAPAPTPASESAPAVEAIASSIAKPTDIVGDHVDAAAGPDISYLLGPPNNLESSKTLSSSAPGAISNPDECHPLNGALRSEDTNGGDGVDAGSGENSESLQHMELAGDGELETETDPNRLKQRHSLDSAMDENCRSLSTLTESTDQSAPINFDMSNRAKLPRGIENIRPHLEQVDNVPLQVSLFTDCSAEATRQMLDIMQSYGEIVVCLGSSASNANADIFLQADCSIAVEPLYPQVCQDVDAYTEANIQHNKWLWQRQADKGKASASDDEQLLECGLHGAGARAMQSPAHTVSPLYLSRLLNSLPCSIAICRDDPLSLVAIIELSRRFSLGLWNCIQYWACCAGTISIMNVLCACLSLPPILTPLLAIYLMSVPVPLIAISLAHIDVDPKIMNRATSKKQTDYDSRAFAFVMWCYGCKFLVPIISLLVTYWMCISQSSLSPLFSAEEQIQVGSEFDDENFYQFLHLARSCALLAILLHFACISITFVHRDHAIWQRNPFTNRIWAITCLGLVMFHFGILAIQLALDDFLQKQLPNLWVTILILYGSSLLSWIVSELAKFQENKVNARYQRRARLDFGTKLGMNSPF, via the exons ATGCAACGGAAGCAGCCGATCGACCCGGCATGCAGCACCGCCTTCGAGTCGGCGGAACATCCGCACCCGCACCATGGTCTCAGCACAAAGATAGCGCTTCGGCGACTGTACGAGGAGATTGAAAAGGTGCTGTTAGAGCATGAGCAGCAATACGGCGCGGAAAG CTCCTATCGGAAGTTGCGTGCTGCATTCGTGAAGCGCTATGACAGTCCTCTGGGCTGGCTGTCGATTGGGACCAGTTTGCTGACAAGCGGAGCGCTGCTTATCACTGGTATGTTGTGGCCCGCGATCTGTTTGCTGGCTATCTTATCGCTGGACTTCTTCGTGGTCATCAGAGAGAATAATTTGCGGCGCACGGAGATATTCCGAAAGACGCGCTACGCTCTGGCGGAGCTGCAATTGGCGGAGCAGCATTTCAGCGACGACTGGCAGCCATCCAACTATCCTCATCTGAGTAATCCCATGTCGCCCTGCGTATCCTTGCAATGGACCTATCGTGATGGCATACTTGTCAACGTCCCTTGGGCTCTATTGGTGCGCGGAGACTGCATTGTGTTGCGACCTGGGCACATATCACCCGGCCCTTGTCATGTGCTAGAAACAAACAAGTTCTTTGATGCCAATGAAATCTACGGTGCGGCGCCCATGGGAGATCCTCCTGTTAAGCCAATGGCGCGTCCCCCCTTGCCCAATCTCGTTTGCTGCTTGGAGAGAACTCCGTACCTAGAAAATTTAAGCATTTGCCTAAAGACCTCCCTAAAGCGACCGCCAACAATCTACAATCAGCAGCGCTATCTG CTGGTGACCAAGTACATTCAACAGTGGGGCTTCATCAGTGCCCTGATCATCACTCTCATATCGGGCTTGCTGCGCCTGCATGGCTATGGGCTGCCCACCGACGAGAAGCACAATTGGCGCTTTGTGCTCGTCGAGtcgcctgctgctgccatAATTCCCCTGCTGCCTTTAATCTTCCCGCTAATGTGGATATCGATGAATCTTTGGGGCATTGCCCGGCTACAGTGCTTCCTAAAGACCCCGCAAGCTGCCATTGAAAAGAGTCCAACAAAGTCGTTTGAAGAGGACCTTGACACTCCCTCCTATGACTATGAAAACATATCGATGCTGCGCTCCAATGTGCTCCGCATCTGGATGCAATTGTGGAAAGGGGACAGCGAGCTGCTGCCCCGTTCGGCTAATTTGGTACAAGTACTGGGATCCATTTCGGCCCTCTGCTGTGTGGACAAAAAGGGTATACTATCGTGGCCCAATCCCACTGCCGAGAAGGTCTTCTTTCTACACAACACCGACGAAGACACCAAAGATGACGGGGCGCGCAGCCAGGCTTCCACTCAAAGCGAAAGCGATGACATACCCATTGTAGATGAGGATCACAAGGAGCGGGGCATTGTGGCCGAGGTGTTGGACCTCACGCACGACCAGCACTGTCCCTTTCGACTGGAGTTCGACGATCATGAGTGGAAGGCTCACATCAAATCCCTGAAACCGTTAG GTCTGGCCATACTGCTAAACACCTGCTCGCCGCTGACCCATGAGCACTATGCCCAGTTCTGCGGACATGTCACCGCTGTGGCGATGCTCGACAAAGATTTGGTGCCCGTGACAAACCG ACGCTGCCTGTGCGAGCTGGCCAAGCAGATTGGTTTCACCGATAATGCCACCGATCGCTTTGCACTGGAGGGACAGCTGGCCAGCTATCGGCATTTG CAACCAGATGTGGTGCGTCGGGATATACGCTTTGCGCGACAGCTGCAGCTTTCGTCCAAGGTGAAAGTTCCATTTCCGCATTCCCTGTCCGTGGTGATGCGTGAGAATCCGGGGGGCTATCTGTCCCTCTTTACGCAGGGCACGGCGGATATTATTCTGGACTGTTGTGACGATTTCTGGGATGGCCAAGACTTGCACCCGTTGTCGCCGCAAGATCGCAAGCGAGCCCTGGACTTTTACCAGCGCAGCGCGCTGACATCCTACTGCACAGCCTTCGCCTATCGACCGCTACGGCATGGAATCCACGGAGCCTTGAGCGGCCCGCAGCAAAGCGGCGGCGAGTGTTTGTACCTTGAGCTGCCGCCGGAGTCAAAATTGCGCATGCAACACGTAGACAAGTTGCACTGCGACTTCCAGGGCGGGCATCATGTGAAGCTAAGCCACAGCATCAGCACGGACTCGCTGCTGTTCTCGGAAAACAAAGACGAGGATTGCAACGATGTGGAGGGCTGCTTCGAAATGCAGTGCCACCAGGTGTTCATCGGCATGGTGACCATGCAGTACCAGGCCCAGAACGACATAGTGCGTCTGGTAGAGCGCCTGGAGCGGGCATGCATCCGCTTCGTCCACTTCAGCAAGGAGAACGAGCTCCGCTCTCGCGTCTTCTCCGAAAAGATGGGCCTCGAATCCGGCTGGAATTGCCATATTTCGCTGCTCAGCGAACCGGAGCCGGAGAGTGAGAAGGAAAAGGAGAAGACTACTGCCACTGCAGCAGTCACCTCCCGAGGCATTTCGCCCAAAAACGCTGGTAAAAATCAAGCCACCTCAGAACCTGCCACCACTGATACCACTGCTGATTGCGTGGGCGATGCCCATGCCCATAACACTCATCCTCAAAGTGCCAAAGTCATGTACATATCGCCTCCCGCACCCGCACCTGCTCCTACACCTGCATCCGAATCCGCACCCGCAGTTGAGGCAATAGCCTCGTCCATTGCTAAACCCACTGATATTGTAGGTGACCATGTGGACGCCGCTGCTGGTCCGGATATCAGCTATCTGCTCGGGCCGCCCAACAACTTGGAGTCCTCGAAAACGCTCAGCTCCTCAGCACCCGGGGCCATTTCCAATCCGGATGAGTGCCACCCATTGAATGGGGCTCTGAGGTCTGAAGACACTAATGGAGGGGATGGAGTTGATGCCGGAAGTGGGGAGAACTCGGAGAGCTTGCAGCACATGGAGCTGGCAGGCGACGGGGAACTGGAGACGGAGACAGATCCCAATCGGCTCAAGCAGCGACACTCGCTGGACTCTGCCATGGACGAGAACTGCCGTTCCTTGAGCACCCTCACCGAGAGCACCGATCAGAGCGCACCCATCAACTTTGACATGTCGAATCGAGCCAAGCTGCCGCGCGGCATTGAGAACATCCGGCCCCATCTGGAGCAGGTGGACAATGTGCCGCTGCAGGTGTCGCTCTTTACGGACTGCTCTGCGGAGGCGACGCGCCAAATGCTCGACATCATGCAGTCCTACGGCGAAATCGTGGTCTGCTTGGGCAGCTCGGCTAGCAACGCAAATGCCGATATCTTCCTGCAGGCGGACTGCAGCATTGCTGTGGAGCCTCTATATCCGCAGGTCTGTCAAGACGTCGACGCCTACACGGAGGCAAATATCCAGCACAACAAGTGGCTCTGGCAGCGCCAGGCAGACAAGGGCAAGGCGTCGGCGTCCGACGATGAGCAGCTGCTGGAGTGCGGTCTCCACGGCGCCGGGGCACGTGCCATGCAGTCACCGGCTCACACCGTCTCCCCTCTGTATCTAAGCCGACTACTCAACTCCCTTCCCTGCTCCATAGCCATCTGTCGCGACGACCCACTTTCGTTGGTGGCCATAATTGAGCTATCACGCCGCTTCTCACTGGGCCTGTGGAACTGCATACAGTACTGGGCCTGCTGTGCGGGCACCATATCCATTATGAATGTGCTGTGCGCGTGCCTCTCGCTGCCGCCGATTCTCACGCCCCTGCTGGCCATCTATCTAATGTCTGTGCCCGTGCCGTTGATTGCCATCTCGCTGGCCCATATCGATGTGGATCCCAAGATTATGAATCGGGCGACGAGCAAGAAGCAGACCGACTATGATTCTCGTGCTTTTGCATTTGTAATGTGGTGCTATGGCTGCAAATTCCTCGTTCCCATTATATCTCTG CTCGTTACCTACTGGATGTGCATATCGCAGTCTAGCCTCAGTCCCCTCTTCAGTGCAGAGGAGCAGATTCAGGTTGGGAGCGAGTTCGATGATGAGAATTTCTATCAATTTCTCCACTTGGCCCGCAGCTGTGCCTTGCTGGCCATACTCCTACACTTTG CCTGCATATCCATTACATTTGTGCATCGGGATCATGCGATCTGGCAGCGAAATCCGTTTACCAATCGCATTTGGGCCATCACCTGTCTGGGGCTGGTCATGTTCCATTTTGGTATCCTAGCTATACAACTGGCACTGGATGACTTCCTACAGAAACAACTGCCAAACCTCTGGGTGACCATTCTGATCCTATATGGGAGTAGCCTGCTCAGCTGGATTGTCAGCGAGCTAGCCAAGTTCCAGGAGAACAA GGTCAATGCGCGCTATCAGCGCCGTGCGCGACTCGATTTCGGCACAAAATTGGGCATGAATTCGCCCTTCTAG